In a genomic window of Littorina saxatilis isolate snail1 linkage group LG6, US_GU_Lsax_2.0, whole genome shotgun sequence:
- the LOC138969041 gene encoding nudC domain-containing protein 2-like yields the protein MANFDERSGVVPCKTEWGAWWQTLEEVYIEANTGSDISAKVVKCDIRPRHLKIVVYGEVLVDGDLCEAVQPDDSTWTIEDKRVLRVCLSKALATADHCWKSLLTDRYHVDPYTLDEMQKKLTLQRFQMENPGFDFSGATVTGNYQEGGPQFKH from the exons ATGGCTAATTTTGACGAGAGAAGTGGAGTTGTGCCTTGCAAAACAGAATGGGGAGCGTGGTGGCAGACACTGGAAGAAGTATACATAGAGGCGAACACAGGCAGTGACATATCGGCTAAAGTTGTCAAATGTGATATAAGACCCAGACACTTGAAGATTGTTGTTTATGGAGAAGTGTTGGTCGAT GGGGATTTATGTGAAGCAGTGCAGCCTGATGATTCCACTTGGACAATAG AGGACAAGCGTGTGTTGCGGGTGTGTCTCAGTAAGGCTCTAGCCACAGCTGACCACTGCTGGAAGTCACTGCTCACTGACCGCTACCATGTGGACCCTTACACCCTTGACGAGATGCAGAAAAAGCTCACCCTTCAGAGGTTTCAAATGGAG aatcCTGGTTTTGACTTCAGTGGAGCCACAGTGACAGGAAACTACCAAGAGGGCGGACCACAGTTTAAACATTAA